A window of the Cicer arietinum cultivar CDC Frontier isolate Library 1 chromosome 6, Cicar.CDCFrontier_v2.0, whole genome shotgun sequence genome harbors these coding sequences:
- the LOC101505868 gene encoding protein GRAVITROPIC IN THE LIGHT 1-like has product MLPTGAKETQLRESNSQKVHPQPMEEAMNQNPEAVETLVSKIFTNISSLKSAYIQLQAAHTPYDPDKIHTADKLVISELKNLSELKHFYRENNPKPVCVSPQDSRLAAEIQEQQSLLKTYEVMVKKFQSEIQNKDSEIHQLQQQIEEASQKRAKLEKNLKLRGLSSKESEDGNGFFPVDLTPDLFTTSVEAAAKAIHDFSKPLINMMKAAGWDLDAAANSIEPNVVYAKRAHKKYAFESYICQRMFGCFENESFSVKSDNIIVDKESFFHQFLALREMDPLDMLGQNPDSIFGKFCRSKYVVVVHPKMEASFFGNLDQRNYVMGGGHPRTPFYQAFLKLAKSIWLLHKLAYSFEPNVKVFQVKGGSEFSDVYMESVVKNLIMDDSDEKPKVGLMVMPGFSIGGSVIQSKVYLSGVKVAE; this is encoded by the coding sequence ATGCTACCCACTGGAGCAAAAGAGACCCAATTACGTGAGAGCAACAGCCAGAAGGTCCACCCCCAACCAATGGAAGAAGCCATGAACCAGAATCCAGAAGCTGTGGAAACCCTAGTTTCTAAAATTTTCACAAATATCTCTTCTCTGAAGTCTGCTTATATCCAATTGCAAGCTGCTCATACTCCCTATGATCCTGATAAAATCCACACTGCTGATAAACTTGTTATTAGTGAGCTGAAAAATCTATCTGAACTCAAGCATTTCTACAGGGAAAACAACCCAAAGCCCGTTTGCGTTTCTCCCCAAGACTCGCGTTTAGCTGCAGAAATTCAAGAACAACAGAGCCTCCTGAAAACCTACGAGGTCATGGTTAAGAAATTTCAGTCTGAAATTCAGAATAAAGATTCAGAGATCCATCAACTGCAACAGCAGATTGAGGAGGCTAGTCAGAAGCGAGCAAAACTAGAAAAAAATCTGAAGCTTAGAGGTTTGTCAAGCAAAGAATCCGAAGATGGAAATGGATTTTTCCCTGTTGATCTAACTCCAGATCTCTTTACCACTTCTGTGGAAGCAGCTGCGAAAGCAATTCATGATTTTTCAAAACCTTTGATCAACATGATGAAAGCGGCTGGGTGGGACCTTGATGCTGCTGCTAACTCAATTGAACCCAATGTTGTTTATGCGAAGAGAGCTCATAAGAAATATGCATTCGAGTCTTACATATGCCAAAGAATGTTTGGTTGCTTCGAGAACGAAAGCTTCTCTGTCAAATCAGACAATATTATAGTTGACAAAGAGAGCTTCTTCCACCAATTTCTTGCTTTAAGGGAGATGGATCCTTTGGACATGCTAGGGCAAAATCCAGATTCAATTTTTGGAAAATTTTGCAGGAGCAAATATGTAGTCGTAGTTCATCCAAAAATGGAAGCATCATTCTTCGGAAATTTAGATCAGAGAAATTACGTGATGGGTGGAGGGCATCCAAGGACTCCGTTTTACCAGGCTTTTCTGAAACTGGCCAAGTCGATTTGGCTTCTACACAAATTAGCTTATTCTTTTGAGCCAAATGTCAAGGTATTTCAGGTTAAAGGAGGGAGTGAATTCTCCGATGTTTACATGGAAAGCGTGGTCAAGAATCTGATAATGGATGACAGTGATGAAAAGCCAAAAGTTGGATTGATGGTTATGCCTGGATTTTCTATTGGGGGAAGTGTGATTCAGAGTAAAGTTTACCTCTCTGGTGTGAAGGTAGCTGAATGA